Genomic segment of Penaeus monodon isolate SGIC_2016 chromosome 32, NSTDA_Pmon_1, whole genome shotgun sequence:
CATATTGGAATTCATTGTCCGACCGCTGTGCGAAATTTTCTGAACTGGGAAATGTGTTTAGATTAGGCGATAGTCATATTACGTATTTGTATGCTGTGTTAAAAAAAGCTTAGACAAGGAGTGACGAAGCTAATAATTTGGTTCTGTCATCAGATGAATGCTTAATAACATGTCCattttcatatgtgtatgtggtatatgtgcatgtgcctCTAAACCCTCGGAAACTTCTTCCTGTCATGTTCGTACATACAGAACAGAATGAATCAACAACTTCCCACAGATCATCTTCGCTTGCGTTGTCGCCGTCGCCCTGGCAACACCCCAGAGCCCGGAATACCTTGCCGAAACGCTGTCGGATGAGCGCCAGGACAATGGAGACGGCAATTTCAGATACTCTTTCCAAACCAGCAACGACATCAGCGCCTCTCAGGTCGGCACGCCTGGGATCCTGGGTCAGAGTAACGTGCAAGGCTCATTCAGGTAGAGGATGTTTATGTCTCTGTGTGTTCAGTGATGTAGTTGTTTGNNNNNNNNNNNNNNNNNNNNNNNNNNNNNNNNNNNNNNNNNNNNNNNNNNNNNNNNNNNNNNNNNNNNNNNNNNNNNNNNNNNNNNNNNNNNNNNNNNNNNNNNNNNNNNNNNNNNNNNNNNNNNNNNNNNNNNNNNNNNNNNNNNNNNNNNNNNNNNNNNNNNTCTCTGTATCTGCTCTTATTCCCGGGTATGTAAAGGTCGCTTAGTCATCTTATTTCAACTGTATTGAAtaccatatctatgtatatgaagCTGATTGGTGGTTGATAGATTATCAAAGATATTGAATATCCTGTTTATCTGTACGTAAAGTATCTGTACGTAAAGATAATAGTTTGACCAATGCTCACACAAACTAACTGGTATTGCTCAACAGATTTCCTCTCACCACTGGCGGATTCGCAGAAGTGTCTTACATAGCCGACGAGAACGGCTACCAACCCACTTCTGACCTACTGCCCACGCCGCCTCCCTTTCCAGCCCACGTTTTCGAGCTGCTACGAATAGCCGACGAACAGCGTGCGCAAGGAATTACCTTCAACTAGATTTCTGGAAGAATTATTTATATTCGcccttttatttgaaaaaaaaaagaaacttttgggAACTGGACGTGTAGTGTAATAGTGTTATGGCAAGGCGATCTAAATTTGCTTTCTAGCGGTATCTGGTGTATCTTATATGTGTAACACCATAGTTTTTCTTCACAATGGCACGGCTATATGCATACTACTACCATCAGACTTTCAACCACGGAAGGAGTCACATTCGACGggataaaatgaaaaggaggggAGGTTAGCATTAAACATGGGAGGGCGAGGACGTTCGGGTCGTTAAACAACTTGAGTCATTAAATTTGACTTAAATGCGACTTTGCAATTTTCTCCAGTTTGGAACTCACCCTTAGCGTCTTTTTAAATATTCTGTTCGTGGgctatgtgcatgtgtttggaagggggagggtgaacaTCGATTCTTACACTGTAAAATCAGAGGATGTAATCAGAAACGACCAACTAAGAAGTAGGGGCATTTTGAGAATAATTGTATAATACTGGGTATCATTTCTGTGGTTCGCACATTTCCTCTTTGTACATTCAATAAAGAAGTACATTCatgaattttcttttgtttcccccgaaaaaaaaaaacgtattttgaggTATGAAATCAAACAGTAACAGCTTGGTATGACTTGCAACCAAAATTAGTCAGAAAACATAAATGCAAATGCTTCAGCGGCGCTTTTGACATTGAAATTGCTGCCCAGAGAGCCAGtactaaaatgtttttttccgtaaaagaaaaattaaaaaacattcagATAAAACAACCGGTTAGATATTAAATTAATGCATCATGTGTATGCTATAGAAATTGTGTTTGTTATGTACATTGCTATACCAGGCATGCACTGTACAATCAAAACTTTGCTATGTCTACTTTATATGTTATaacatgatttatatatttttgtgttaatgCTGCAATATACTCACATGCCATAGCAAAGAACAATGTCATAAATCTTAAAAAAGCTCTCAACGAAAATCTGACGCATGTTAAAGTATTACTATGCCCgcattttttaatcctttttaatcCACCAGACAGGTATTGCATGTGCAGTACCGTCTGTAATGATGTAGGCTCTGACGTATATTCTGCGACTGCTTGTAGTATTATACTGAAAATGTGGGAGGAACACATACTCCCTGATGAATTCAATGGTTGTAGGCGAGCGGATAGNNNNNNNNNNNNNNNNNNNNNNNNNNNNNNNNNNNNNNNNNNNNNNNNNNNNNNNNNNNNNNNNNNNNNNNNNNNNNNNNATCTCAGGCCATCGTTACGAAATGACTATTGTGTGGctgttccttattttccttttaatattgGTTTCGATGTTTGACAAAACCCTGAAATGTTGATACAGATGTATGCatatcacatgaaaaaaaatgttgttctGCCTCTGTTGCTAATTAATGGCATGATGTTATACTGTGAAATATCATAATCTTTTAATAGATGCCTTTCATACACATATTAGTTATATTTTCGTATACACAACAAGAAGATCCAACCTTCAGTCGAAACCCGTTTGGCATAATTGACTTCAATCCGTTTTATTACTTCTCTTTATTTGCCAAGCACGtgattttccaatgtttttttccTGCGTCTTGCAATCTCAGGCAAATCACACTCAATCAACTCAATATATTTCCTTAAAGATATAATATGTTCTTATAGACAACGTGAAATCGAGTGATTTACGATGTCCGTCTCCAGTTACCTTCTTAGTCTCAATCGTGATGAAAAGCATATCATACACCCCCCTTTCTACCTCCTGGTGTCTCTGGAGTTTAATGAAGAATTACTGTTTNNNNNNNNNNNNNNNNNNNNNNNNNNNNNNNNNNNNNNNNNNNNNNNNNNNNNNNNNNNNNNNNNNNNNNNNNNNNNNNNNNNNNNNNNNNNNNNNNNNNNNNNNNNNNNNNNNNNNNNNNNNNNNNNNNNNNNNNNNNNNNNNNNNNNNNNNNNNNNNNNNNNNNNNNNNNNNNNNNNNNNNNNNNNNNNNNNNNNNNNNNNNNNNNNNNNNNNNNNNNNNNNNNNNNNNNNNNNNNNNNNNNNNNNNNNNNNNNNNNNNNNNNNNNNNNNNNNNNNNNNNNNNNNNNNNNNNNNNNNNNNNNNNNNNNNNNNNNNNNNNNNNNNNNNNNNNNNNNNNNNNNNNNNNNNNNNNNNNNNNNNNNNNNNNNNNNNNNNNNNNNNNNNNNNNNNNNNNNNNNNNNNNNNNNNNNNTCTATTGGGTGAacataaagagaaggaagagtatGAGAGAAACTAGGTAGCAAGGTTGTTTATTGTGCTATCAAATGACAAGAAGTCTTTTGCGACTGCATTTGTCAGAGTAAAAAAATCAAGTCGTGATGGACCATTTCTTTGCCTGTCTCCAGGAGCGTCACGAAGTAATCAtggccgggggaggggaggggggttgagaagTCATCAAGGCAATTTTACTTTTAATCAGCGTTATNNNNNNNNNNNNNNNNNNNNNNNNNNNNNNNNNNNNNNNNNNNNNNNNNNNNNNNNNNNNNNNNNNNNNNNNNNNNNNNNNNNNNNNNNNNNNNNNNNNNNNNNNNNNNNNNNNNNNNNNNNNNNNNNNNNNNNNNNNNNNNNNNNNNNNNNNNNNNNNNNNNNNNNNNNNNNNNNNNNNNNNNNNNNNNNNNNNNNNNNNNNNNNNNNNNNNNNNNNNNNNNNNNNNNNNNNNNNNNNNNNNNNNNNNNNNNNNNNNNNNNNNNNNNNNNNNNNNNNNNNNNNNNNNNNNNNNNNNNNNNNNNNNNNNNNNNNNNNNNNNNNNNNNNNNNNNNNNNNNNNNNNNNNNNNNNNNNNNNNNNNNNNNNNNNNNNNNNNNNNNNNNNNNNNNNNNNNNNNNNNNNNNNNNNNNNNNNNNNNNNNNNNNNNNNNNNNNNNNNNNNNNNNNNNNNNNNNNNNNNNNNNNNNNNNNNNNNNNNNNNNNNNNNNNNNNNNNNNNNNNNNNNNNNNNNNNNNNNNNNNNNNNNNNNNNNNNNNNNNNNNNNNNNNNNNNNNNNNNNNNNNNNNNNNNNNNNNNNNNNNNNNNNNNNNNNNNNNNNNNNNNNNNNNNNNNNNNNNNNNNNNNNNNNNNNNNNNNNNNNNNNNNNNNNNNNNNNNNNNNNNNNNNNNNNNNNNNNNNNNNNNNNNNNNNNNNNNNNNNNNNNNNNNNNNNNNNNNNNNNNNNNNNNNNNNNNNNNNNNNNNNNNNNNNNNNNNNNNNNNNNNNNNNNNNNNNNNNNNNNNNNNNNNNNNNNNNNNNNNNNNNNNNNNNNNNNNNNNNNNNNNNNNNNNNNNNNNNNNNNNNNNNNNNNNNNNNNNNNNNNNNNNNNNNNNNNNNNNNNNNNNNNNNNNNNNNNNNNNNNNNNNNNNNNNNNNNNNNNNNNNNNNNNNNNNNNNNNNNNNNNNNNNNNNNNNNNNNNNNNNNNNNNNNNNNNNNNNNNNNNNNNNNNNNNNNNNNNNNNNNNNNNNNNNNNNNNNNNNNNNNNNNNNNNNNNNNNNNNNNNNNNNNNNNNNNNNNNNNNNNNNNNNNNNNNNNNNNNNNNNNNNNNNNNNNNNNNNNNNNNNNNNNNNNNNNNNNNNNNNNNNNNNNNNNNNNNNNNNNNNNNNNNNNNNNNNNNNNNNNNNNNNNNNNNNNNNNNNNNNNNNNNNNNNNNNNNNNNNNNNNNNNNNNNNNNNNNNNNNNNNNNNNNNNNNNNNNNNNNNNNNNNNNNNNNNNNNNNNNNNNNNNNNNNNNNNNNNNNNNNNNNNNNNNNNNNNNNNNNNNNNNNNNNNNNNNNNNNNNNNNNNNNNNNNNNNNNNNNNNNNNNNNNNNNNNNNNNNNNNNNNNNNNNNNNNNNNNNNNNNNNNNNNNNNNNNNNNNNNNNNNNNNNNNNNNNNNNNNNNNNNNNNNNNNNNNNNNNNNNNNNNNNNNNNNNNNNNNNNNNNNNNNNNNNNNNNNNNNNNNNNNNNNNNNNNNNNNNNNNNNNNNNNNNNNNNNNNNNNNNNNNNNNNNNNNNNNNNNNNNNNNNNNNNNNNNNNNNNNNNNNNNNNNNNNNNNNNNNNNNNNNNNNNNNNagtcatcataatcatcaaagNNNNNNNNNNNNNNNNNNNNNNNNNNNNNNNNNNNNNNNNNNNNNNNNNNNNNNNNNNNNNNNNNNNNNNNNNNNNNNNNNNNNNNNNNNNNNNNNNNNNNNNNNNNNNNNNNNNNNNNNNNNNNNNNNNNNNNNNNNNNNNNNNNNNNNNNNNNNNNNNNNNNNNNNNNNNNNNNNNNNNNNNNNNNNNNNNNNNNNNNNNNNNNNNNNNNNNNNNNNNNNNNNNNNNNNNNNNNNNNNNNNNNNNNNNNNNNNNNNNNNNNNNNNNNNNNNNNNNNNNNNNNNNNNNNNNNNNNNNNNNNNNNNNNNNNNNNNNNNNNNNNNNNNNNNNNNNNNNNNNNNNNNNNNNNNNNNNNNNNNNNNNNNNNNNNNNNNNNNNNNNNNNNNNNNNNNNNNNNNNNNNNNNNNNNNNNNNNNNNNNNNNNNNNNNNNNNNNNNNNNNNNNNNNNNNNNNNNNNNNNNNNNNNNNNNNNNNNNNNNNNNNNNNNNNNNNNNNNNNNNNNNNNNNNNNNNNNNNNNNNNNNNNNNNNNNNNNNNNNNNNNNNNNNNNNNATTTTACCTGAAATGTTTCGGCAAGTCatgcgtgggaggggggagaataaCAAATATACTCAGAGCATTGTTGTTCCCGACGAGGCCGCGGCGGTGTGGAAAATGGGCAAGGAATTAATGGTTCAGTTCGTCATaccaataaaacaatatatttatttctcttaccAACTTTAAAAAACAGACTCACGTTTAGCAATGGTtcttgataacaacaatgaaagaatgaaattttcTATGCTCATAACGGTGGTAAGAAATAGAACGAAAGTAAGCAAATATTACGTTCTAGATGGGATAAAGATTCTGAATGCTAATAATACATGGACAGAAAATGAACGGCACTGAGGCAAAAACGTAAACAGGTAATATAGATCGTTCTAGGTGCcgattttgtaatataaatacacactgtGTATTGTTATTCGTCATACGATCATCTTTAGTAAAGGTCACTAAATGCACGTTTTGCCGTGCAAATCACATGtttatctcttcatttcctcttctcgtATACTCTGTCGTACTNNNNNNNNNNNNNNNNNNNNNNNNNNNNNNNNNNNNNNNNNNNNNNNNNNNNNNNNNNNNNNNNNNNNNNNNNNNNNNNNNNNNNNNNNNNNNNNNNNNNNNNNNNNNNNNNNNNNNNNNNNNNNNNNNNNNNNNNNNNNNNNNNNNNNNNNNNNNNNNNNNNNNNNNNNNNNNNNNNNNNNNNNNNNNNNNNNNNNNNNNNNNNNNNNNNNNNNNNNNNNNNNNNNNNNNNNNNNNNNNNNNNNNNNNNNNNNNNNNNNNNNNNNNNNNNNNNNNNNNNNNNNNNNNNNNNNNNNNNNNNNNNNNNNNNNNNNNNNNNNNNNNNNNNNNNNNNNNNNNNNNNNNNNNNNNNNNNNNNNNNNNNNNNNNNNNNNNNNNNNNNNNNNNNNNNNNNNNNNNNNNNNNNNNNNNNNNNNNNNNNNNNNNNNNNNNNNNNNNNNNNNNNNNNNNNNNNNNNNNNNNNNNNNNNNNNNNNNNNNNNNNNNNNNNNNNNNNNNNNNNNNNNNNNNNNNNNNNNNNNNNNNNNNNNNNNNNNNNNNNNNNNNNNNNNNNNNNNNNNNNNNNNNNNNNNNNNNNNNNNNNNNNNNNNNNNNNNNNNNNNNNNNNNNNNNNNNNNNNNNNNNNNNNNNNNNNNNNNNNNNNNNNNNNNNNNNNNNNNNNNNNNNNNNNNNNNNNNNNNNNNNNNNNNNNNNNNNNNNNNNNNNNNNNNNNNNNNNNNNNNNNNNNNNNNNNNNNNNNNNNNNNNNNNNNNNNNNNNNNNNNNNNNNNNNNNNNNNNNNNNNNNNNNNNNNNNNNNNNNNNNNNNNAGTAAGTTGTTTATCTTTATCATGCAAATGCAGTATAGAGATGCAGATAAACAACTATCATCGCGTGGGCATTACTCATCATTTCCGTAGTGGTCAAACCACTATCATTTTCAGTGAGGACGATGCTGGTTTAACCTTCATTTTGCAAGCTATTCTCGGTGACCATGAGGTAATGACTGTGCTCGTTTTTTTATCGCCCTGCTTCACCCCAGGAAGAGAGGTAATTATTAAACAAAACGGAATTTGGTAGAACTCACGCATACTGTACAACTACATACACAATTCCACACAAAGatattatattcttatctgtTCCTCTctgccatatacatatgtatgagtatgAGCGTAACTTTTGTCTAggtttatacgcatatatatgcgcAAGCAATTTTGCCACTGCTAATCCTCCATAGCAAAAGACCAGATCCCTTTCGCGGTCGTCACGACTCCGCACCCGTGACCTTGGTTCGGCGTGAGTATATAAAGACTGCGTTACAAGAATCCCCATCACAAAAGAACAATGAAGCTGGTGAGTAGGCGGAAGCTTATGTTTGCCCAAGCTCTGTGCTTTATTACACTTTTGGTGTAGCTGGAGACAAATGGAGCAATGCTGCTTCAGTTTCGCAGTGGAAAGCAACGACAAAAACTAAAATACTAACCAGACTACATCCGCAGATCATCTTCGCCTGCCTGGCCGCTgtcgccctcgcccgccctcagAATCCCGACTCTGAGGCCGAGACCGTTTTGGACGAGAGGTCCGACAACGGCGACGGCAACTTCCAATACACTTTCGAGACCAGCAACGGCATCAGATCCTCCAACGCTGGCACTCCTGGATCTGAAGGCCAGAGCAACATGCAGGGATCATACAGGTAAAGTGAAAGATATGTCATGACTGTTATATTACTAAAATTTCTGTTATACTCCTCACGCAGCTTGTGGTCTCTTTAATAACTAATCTTGCCGTCCCTTGTCGCAGCTTCCTCCTTCCCGACGGAACCACCNNNNNNNNNNNNNN
This window contains:
- the LOC119593613 gene encoding cuticle protein AMP1B-like, with product MRLIIFACVVAVALATPQSPEYLAETLSDERQDNGDGNFRYSFQTSNDISASQVGTPGILGQSNVQGSFRFPLTTGGFAEVSYIADENGYQPTSDLLPTPPPFPAHVFELLRIADEQRAQGITFN
- the LOC119593745 gene encoding cuticle protein AMP1A-like (The sequence of the model RefSeq protein was modified relative to this genomic sequence to represent the inferred CDS: added 78 bases not found in genome assembly), giving the protein MKLIIFACLAAVALARPQNPDSEAETVLDERSDNGDGNFQYTFETSNGIRSSNAGTPGSEGQSNMQGSYSFLLPDGTLAEVSFVADENGFQPSSDLLPVAPPLPEHVYELLRIAEDQRARGITFD